The Deltaproteobacteria bacterium sequence CCCGCGTCAGTCCTTCAAGCGCCCTGTTCACCATCTTCCGTATCGCTCGCAACGGATGGTCTGCTGGCACTCGCGCTTCCGGCGACACATAACTGAACATCCCTTCCTGACGCGGATCTGTTCCTCTCATCGCTTACTCCAGGTCGATACGAATATGATACTTACTGTTATCCGCGTCAGGCGGAGTTTTTCAACAACCTGCTAAAAGGATTTGCCTCGGTATAGTCCCAAACCATCGGGAGTGCTTGGCGTCCGAAGGTGGACACTAATTTCGCCGCACCCGTATGCCAAGCACAGATTGCGGACCAGTAGTTGGCTCCCTTGTCCACTGCGAATGCCAAATACACCCCTACCGCCTCGGCGTATGCCTTGGGTCCGGCACCCGCCTCCCGCAAGGGCCGGTCGTCGTCAACCATGGCCGAGGTCACTCCCCAGTGGTCCTTGTTGACCTGCTCCATCGCTTCCGACACCAAGTCGGAGAAGATGGTCAAGGCAGCTAGTTGCCGCGCCGTGAAGAGATCGCCGAAGGCGGGCATGCCATAGTCTGGCGGAGAGAACCAGCGGGGGTTGCCCGGAAGCTCCAATTCGGGCCGCCACGTGGGGTTCGCCTTCGCCGCCGCCTCCTCGTGCTCCACGGTCGGTGGCAGATAGACCCGACCCCGGTCCCCCTCCGCCACTATAGCCATGAGCCGTGACCCCAACCGCTTCGCCTTGCCCTCCGTCTTGACGTAGTCGCTCGGAATGGCCGTCCCCGACAGCAAGCACCTGAAGTTGGCTCCGCGCGCCATCTTGGTTCCAGCCTTCGCCGCCTCGGGGTCTGCCGGCACCCCCACCTTCACCGCAAACCGGTACCCGCTCCCTTCGAACACCGGCTCGACGTACACCTCCTTCCCCTTCTTCGTCGAGAGCATGAACGTAGAGACCAACGGCACCTCTACATCCGCAAACGCCGGATTCGGGCTCTTCACCGTGCGCGCCCACAGCCACGCGATCATCGTCAGCTTGCGGCCCTGGTACGGCTTCAGGTCAGGCCGCTCCCGCACCATCTCGTCGGTGATCTCGACCTTCGGATACAAATGCCCGATACGCTCCTCCGCCTGGTCTCGCATCCACCGGCCATAGTAACGGACATCCTCGGCGAGCCCCTGCGCTCCCGTCCACTTACGCTCTGTCAGCAACGGCTTGCCTGCCCCTCCGCCTTCTCGCGCCTCCGGGTTCACCGGCTCCCTCCCCGCAAACCTGGGCGGTATCTCGATCATCGCCTTGTTGATCAGGACCGCCACCGGGTTCAGATCGCTCGCGTGAGCTTCCAGTCCCAACCGCTGAGCCTCCAGCGGCAACGCACCGCCTCCGGCAAAGGGATCGTGAAACGCAGGCAACTTGTCAGGGTCAAACAACTCTCCAGCCCGTGGATGTCCCGCGTTGTCGGTACAACACCGCCGCCAGCTAACTCGGATTTCGTGTCGCGCCTGCTGCAGCACATCCTCATTGGTGGTACTCTCCCACTGGACCATCTCCCCCATCAGCCGGAAAAGCCGTTCGCGCTCCCTTTGCTGATCAACTTCCGTGGGAAACAGATCTGGACGGTCCGAAGGGTCGTCGACCATCTGTGCGAAAATCACCGCCCGCGCGGCCGCGAGCGGCCGCCGCGCCCACCAGAGATGGAGCGTGCTTGGGTGCCCGTGTCTGATCGACTTCTCCCGTGCCGCGGCCCGATTAATTGCGTCTAGCGGAAGAGCGACCTCGATGAGTTTCTTCTTATCGGTCATGGTGTGGTGCCACAAAGAACTAACGGCCCGTCTTGGAAGATCGCCGCACACGCGCCATCCGCTTTTGAACTCCAGTCATTCGCAAGCGCCATTCAAGGAGAGGTTCACTGACCCCGAACTGCTCAGCCAGCAGCCGGGGTGCCCGGGTCCACCGATAAGCGTCGAGTAGTCCTTCGGCCGGGACAAGGAGGCATCCCGCAAGCCAAGCGGCTTCGTCTTCCTGCTCCTTGTTGAACTGAGCACGGAACAGAATACCCTCGGCCGAAACTTGAGCATCATCCGTCTTGTGGTTGAGAATAATGTGGGCCAGCTCATGGACAAGGCTGTTTGTCTGACGAGTGATGGGTTGGCTTGAATTCAGGATCACGAGATTAATCCCACCCTGCGAAACCGTGATGGCCGACCAACTGTCCGGATCTGCTACCGTCAGTTGTTGGAGGGATTTGTACGAAAGAAGGGGAAAGTCCTGCGGCGTTGCCACGCGCACGCGAAGAAATGCCGCCAACGCCCTCGGGGCCAGAGCCTCTTCAGAGGAGACTCCGAGGGCCTGCCGATACTCTGCTGAGGTCCTTTCGCACCATGCCTTGAATCCCCGCCGCACTAATCGTTCTCCTCCTCCGCCGCCAGCATATGTTGCGCCGCCAGGATCAGTTCCTGGAGAGCCGCCGCTGTCTCTACAGCCATGGCCTTTTCGCTTCGGAAGTGCACCGCAACCGTCCTCCGACCGCGGTCTTCAGGATCGAAACCAAGGACACTGGCCGGATCCACGTCTAACCACTGGCAGATCCTGGCGAAGTTCTCCAAGTCTGGAAGCTTCCCGTTCTCTATCCGTGACAACGTGGCCGGCGACACCCCGATCTCCCGTGCCGTAGTCCGGATACCGACCTTGCCGCGCTTCTGCGCGACCAATTGTCCCAAAGAAGCCAGTGAATAAGGCTCGGGCATCGCCTCCTCCTGAAATTCTATCCGAAGTGCTTGACATGTGAGACGGAGTGGTTACACTGACTAAGTGTTTCACGTTTCGAGCGGTTTGACAACTGTGCATTTCAGGCCTTAGAAGGAGGTTTTTCATGGCACTATCCGACGACAAAACCAGTGTGGAGAGCACCCCTGAGGGAGGGGTCGTCATTCAGATCGACCGCAAGGAGTACCGACTAACCGACAAACCCCCGGACACGAAGATAGTCATGACGGGGTGGGAACTCCGGAAGCTCGCCGATCCCGAGATCGATGAGAAACGAGACCTGTTCTTGGTGGTCCCCGGCGGCTCAGACAAGAAGATCGGCAACGACGAGGAGCTTGAGATTCACGATGGTATGCGCTTCTTCTCGGCGCCGGCTTTAATCAACCCAGGCGCACGAGAGTCACGGGAGGAGGTAATGCATGCTACCACCAGATGAGCGACACTATCTCCAGGCCAAGTTCCCTGAGTTTTCTGAGGCGTTAGAAAACCAGATGGTATGCGTCATCATCACCAACTTCCCGCTACCCTCAGGTTTGACGCCGCGCCAGTCGGATCTACTGTTGAGGCTCGCAGCGGGTTTTCCTGACGTTCCACCCGACATGTGGTGGTTCGACCCCCCGGTGTCGCGGCCCGACGGTAAAACGATACCTCAGACTCAAGTCCAAGAGATGCACCTGGGGAGAACTTGGCAACGCTGGTCCCGCCACCTCAACCAAGGAGAGTGGCGTCCTGGAGTCGACGGCCTTGAAAGCTACCTAACCCTCGTACACCGGGAGTTGGGGGCCGCCGCATGAGTATCACTGTCGTCTTGCCGGACACGATCACTGGCGACTTGATTCTGGCCGCCACGTCACCGACTGAACGTGCTGGCGTTTTGACCGCTCGCTGTCACCAAGCTCCCGGCGGTGACCTGCGCCTGCTCGGAAGAACCCTCTATTGGGCGTCCGAGGATTCATACCGCTATCGTGCGGCCACCGGTATGGCTGTAACGCCGGAGGGTTACCTAAGCGCCCTAGGCTCGGCCACAGACGATGGGGCAATACCCATCTGGCTGCATACACATCCGCAGAACGCGCCACGTCGTAGTGAACGGGACAAGGTTGTCGATTCCCAGATCTCGGATCTCTTTCGAATCCGAAGTGACTCCGAGTTCTATGGAACCGTGATCGTCTCTCCGAATGGTCCGACTCTCGACCTGACAGGTACGCTGCAAAAGTCTGGTGCCGAGGAAAAGGCTATTGACCGTTTCTGGCTCATCGGAGACCGGTGGTGGCTCCGACCTACCTTTGATCTTCAGCCACATTCCATTGAGCCGACTCTCTTCGACCGCAATGTTCGAGCATTCGGCGAGGATGTTCAACGGACGCTAGGCATGTTGAAAATCGCCATCGTAGGCACTGGTGGGACCGGATCTTCAATCGCCGAACAGTTGGTACGTCTGGGAGTGCGTCAGCTCTTGCTCGTCGACGGTGACACGCTGTGTGCCACGAATGTCACTCGTGTGTACGGCTCGACACCTACCCACGTCGGCAAACCGAAAGTCTCTGTGGTTGCCCAACACTTGGCGGCCATCGCTCCAGACCTTCAATGCGAGACGATCAAGGGCAAATGCACTGACGCCTCCATAGCCCGAGCTCTTGCAAATGTTGACCTCATTTTCGGGTGCACCGACGACAACGCCGGAAGGCTCGTACTGTCCAGGCTCTCGACCTACTACCTGATACCCGTAATCGACATAGGAGTGGTCCTTAGCAGCGACATGAAAGGGCTACTCACCGGAATTGACGGTCGAGTTACCGTTCTTTCCCCGGGCAACGCCTGTCTGGTTTGCCGAAACCGCATCGACACGGCGCGAGCATCGGCGGAGATGCAAACGAACCAGGAACGCACTAGGTTAGCCGACGAAGGGTACGCACCCGCCTTGGGGCGCGTTGAACCGGCGGTTGTTGCTTTCACAACTCTAGTCGCCTCGGCAGCGATCAACGAGCTGCTCGAGCGTCTCGTCGGTTATGGACATTCAACACGACCGAGCGAAGTGCTACTTCGAGTACATGACCGAGAGTTCTCGACAAACATCGCAACCCCGCGGGCTCGGCACTACTGTCATCAAGGCCAAAACAAGTGGGGCCTAGGCGACACGGAGCCGTTTCTGGAACAGCTTTGGACCATGTGACGATGAGGAAGTCCTCCAGCAGCGGATACCGGCGGGGGCGCTTGCGGCACCTTGGACTGAAGTTGCGCCGAGTCCGTGAATACCTGACCGCGACACGATGGCGCATTGAACGGACTGTACCGGAGGCGGACCGTATCCCGGAGTTGATTCCTCACCATAGGGCCATTCTCGTAGGAACGCCGTCATTGCAAAAGTGGCTTGTTTTCGACTGCCCATGCAATTCCGATCATCGAATCATGCTCAATCTTGACATTAACAAGACACCGTATTGGCGGCTCAAGGTGTCGTTATTCGGACGGATCACCGTGTCACCAAGCGTGCATTACCTAGGCGGGGGTGGGACCTGCCACTACTTCCTAACACGCGGGAGAGTAATTTGGACAAGAGATGCCACGTTGTTCGAAGCTCGGACACCGTGCAAGGAATCAATTCATGGACGCCATAGCCGCTAGTTCCCCAAGTATTCTATCCAACCCACCGCTCGCAGAAGCGCGGCCTTTTGATAGAGACGGGCGGAAGAAAATTATTCAGAGAATTCAACGGACGACAGGCAAAGCACTCATCTGTTATATCGCTCAGGATGAGCTGATTCTGCCTGAAGACACCGTCTATACGCAGGAGCTGCTCTATCCACTGAAAGCCGGCACTTCCGTCGACCTCCTTCTGAACACACCTGGTGGCGACATAGACACGGCGGAGAAGCTGGTACACATGATTCGTCAAGTTACCACCCCAACTGACGGAGACATACCGACGGGCGACTTCCGGATCGTCGTCCCGGACAAGGCCAAGAGTGCTGGGACCCTGGTAGCCTTGGGGGCAAACGCAATTGTGATGAGCGACACGTCTGAGCTGGGCCCGATTGACCCCCAGGTTAGGCTACCCGACCAAAACGGAAACCAGCATTGGCATTCGGTGTTCAACTACATAGAATCCTACGAAGCAGCAGCAGAGAATCTTCGACGAGAACCAGCAGATCCGGTTTTCCGGATGACGATGGCAAAATTCGACCCGGTTCTTCTACGGAAGGTGGAACAAGTAAGAGATCGCGCTCGCACATGTGCTGAGAACCTCCTCAAGCGTCACGGCGGCAATTTCACTCTAACCCCCAGTCGATTGATGGATACGGAGAGATTCCCGTCACACGGCCAGATGATCGATTGGGAAACAGCCAAACTTGACCTGGACCTCAATATTCTTTTCCTTGGAAATAAGGATCCCTTGTGGCGTCTATACT is a genomic window containing:
- a CDS encoding helix-turn-helix transcriptional regulator, which codes for MPEPYSLASLGQLVAQKRGKVGIRTTAREIGVSPATLSRIENGKLPDLENFARICQWLDVDPASVLGFDPEDRGRRTVAVHFRSEKAMAVETAAALQELILAAQHMLAAEEEND
- a CDS encoding DUF1156 domain-containing protein — translated: MTDKKKLIEVALPLDAINRAAAREKSIRHGHPSTLHLWWARRPLAAARAVIFAQMVDDPSDRPDLFPTEVDQQRERERLFRLMGEMVQWESTTNEDVLQQARHEIRVSWRRCCTDNAGHPRAGELFDPDKLPAFHDPFAGGGALPLEAQRLGLEAHASDLNPVAVLINKAMIEIPPRFAGREPVNPEAREGGGAGKPLLTERKWTGAQGLAEDVRYYGRWMRDQAEERIGHLYPKVEITDEMVRERPDLKPYQGRKLTMIAWLWARTVKSPNPAFADVEVPLVSTFMLSTKKGKEVYVEPVFEGSGYRFAVKVGVPADPEAAKAGTKMARGANFRCLLSGTAIPSDYVKTEGKAKRLGSRLMAIVAEGDRGRVYLPPTVEHEEAAAKANPTWRPELELPGNPRWFSPPDYGMPAFGDLFTARQLAALTIFSDLVSEAMEQVNKDHWGVTSAMVDDDRPLREAGAGPKAYAEAVGVYLAFAVDKGANYWSAICAWHTGAAKLVSTFGRQALPMVWDYTEANPFSRLLKNSA
- a CDS encoding multiubiquitin domain-containing protein, which codes for MALSDDKTSVESTPEGGVVIQIDRKEYRLTDKPPDTKIVMTGWELRKLADPEIDEKRDLFLVVPGGSDKKIGNDEELEIHDGMRFFSAPALINPGARESREEVMHATTR
- a CDS encoding ThiF family adenylyltransferase, giving the protein MSITVVLPDTITGDLILAATSPTERAGVLTARCHQAPGGDLRLLGRTLYWASEDSYRYRAATGMAVTPEGYLSALGSATDDGAIPIWLHTHPQNAPRRSERDKVVDSQISDLFRIRSDSEFYGTVIVSPNGPTLDLTGTLQKSGAEEKAIDRFWLIGDRWWLRPTFDLQPHSIEPTLFDRNVRAFGEDVQRTLGMLKIAIVGTGGTGSSIAEQLVRLGVRQLLLVDGDTLCATNVTRVYGSTPTHVGKPKVSVVAQHLAAIAPDLQCETIKGKCTDASIARALANVDLIFGCTDDNAGRLVLSRLSTYYLIPVIDIGVVLSSDMKGLLTGIDGRVTVLSPGNACLVCRNRIDTARASAEMQTNQERTRLADEGYAPALGRVEPAVVAFTTLVASAAINELLERLVGYGHSTRPSEVLLRVHDREFSTNIATPRARHYCHQGQNKWGLGDTEPFLEQLWTM
- a CDS encoding IS5/IS1182 family transposase translates to MRGTDPRQEGMFSYVSPEARVPADHPLRAIRKMVNRALEGLTR
- a CDS encoding ImmA/IrrE family metallo-endopeptidase; this translates as MAAFLRVRVATPQDFPLLSYKSLQQLTVADPDSWSAITVSQGGINLVILNSSQPITRQTNSLVHELAHIILNHKTDDAQVSAEGILFRAQFNKEQEDEAAWLAGCLLVPAEGLLDAYRWTRAPRLLAEQFGVSEPLLEWRLRMTGVQKRMARVRRSSKTGR